The Sabethes cyaneus chromosome 3, idSabCyanKW18_F2, whole genome shotgun sequence DNA window TGATTTTTCCTCAATCAGAATCAACATTTTCTTGTTCGTTTCGTGGCATTTTTGCGCTAAACTATCGCGGTCTTCTTGCAGGGTCTTTACGTCTAAACTCAATGCATTAATAGAGTTCCTCGAAGGAGAAGCACCCTGCCAGACGTACTCAATATCCTGCAAGGCAGCCATTATGTTACGCTGCAACGATTCTTCCAATTCCATGATCTGAGTGATGTATTTTTGTTTCTCCAAACAATTCACCGCACAGCCCAAAATTAACTGCAGCAATCTTCCAAGTTCAAAACCGTCACATTTCTCAGCGATTTTCATTGCATCCGGCCTTAGTTCTTCGGATAAATTCAAACTTAGTATATCTTGATAGTACACGTAGACACCATCGATGATTTTCTTTAGGTTGCTCACTTTCAGCCTCCAGTTGTGACCTACGTCTACCTTGATTTTTCCGAGCCAACCTTCGCTAAATATTTCCGGGGCTATTTGGTTCAGAGCCTGAGCCAGCGCCACACCATCGCTAAGCTGCTGAACGTTTTCGTGAGAAGCACTAAGCTGTAGCACTCCGAGCCATCGTATGAGCGATTCGTAGATTTCCATTTTATCActttccatttttttccaaCTGAGCTATCACACGTTACCAAAAACCTCAACGTTATAGCTAATATTAACTGGCTTTCTAGCAGAAAAATAATACGGGAAATGAAAGAAATGATATATTATCTCGCGCTTAATTTAACATAAATCTATTTATTATACGCAAGAAAAAATTAGCTCTTGAAAAATTGCTTCTGTTTACCCACTTTGAcatctaaattttttttgtcagggatgccagattttttaaaaattgtttagaACTGCTCGAAAATATTACTGCTTGAAGATCGAAAGATGTTCTCGTTCGAATTAGAGTGACCATAAAAGAGTGACGACATAAATACCTGCACACCACGCGCACAgcttcgtagcgtctttctgcacaaccCGCTCATTCGGTaaaattcggtaaaattcggtaaaatttaccgaaatttaaacagctgaacgttcggtaaaaatttcggtggtgcatttcgacgtttacggatctttagttaCGTTttaaatcataaaaaattttaccgaacgttcagctgtttagatttcggtaaaattttaccgaatccaGTGCTACGGTTACCCGCcgtggcttttacctgtcgccaggacaggttctcgtctacagcccggatgtcgttggctaagctgcgtcgccatgagcctctgggtctgcctcttctatgctgtccttgtggattccagtcgagtgcttctctgcatacctcgttcgctcctttcctcaaggtgtgtccgaaccacttccacctacgttcacgaatttctgtggctatcggccgttgatgacaccgacgatggagttcctcattggatatccagttgccaggcaaccaggcacgaatgatatatcgcaggcacggGTTAACGAatgcctgcagtttttgcgttgtctccgctgagacgcaccaccatgaccatgttgttattaccacagaattctgtaaacagctttccgttttcgctcatctctcctaggccatggcgtcccatgacgcgttcaaggtccgcgttgtttgatcttcgcgttgaagtcgcccaaatGGATtgtgattttcgggattttctcaaccacgctgttcagctggctgtaaaaactctctttctcctgcaggtcggcagcatctgttggcgcatagcactggatagctgtaaggttcctaacccgtgttctgaatccggcaacgattattcgctcatttatcggtttccacttcatcagggccgcatgtgcccctgggctcagtaggaatgcaactcctctctctctctctctctctctctctctctctctctctctctctctctctctctctctctctctctctctctctctctctctctctctctctctcgctctctctctctctctctctctctctctctctctctctctctctctctctctctctctctctctctctctctctctctctcgagcAGCATTTTCATCTCGTATGCAAGAGTAGAGAAAGACTTGCCCGAACGATGTCATTTTGTTTGCCACCATCCTGCCAACGAACCTCGCTCAGACACAGAcacaggatttcaagcttcaggcagcTAGCTTCACTTGCGAGTCAGTGTTGGGGTCAGTTTTTTCATGCTAAAGCGCGTTGCCAGAACCCAGGCCGTTTTCTTCTTTCATCTTTCTTAACATGTTTAATCTTCGGGTACAGTAAACCCAACCCGTTGTTAACCTAAAGTTCCTTTCCCGCTGATGGGACTGCCACTGGTATTTTCTGTCTTCAAAACATTGCCTAACTCGTacagtccaaaaaaaatttatatgtcTTTCTTTTTAGTTTTAAATAGACGTCATGGAATTTTTGAAttgtttatgcttaaaataatgaTTTGCTTTATGACATTGAATTTAGTGCATTTTTTGTATTAGAATAAAATGAATGCATGAACATGAACattcatgaacagaattattATTTTGTAATATAAAAACGGCTTTGGAGATACGAAAACTCAATGACGATTAATTTAACCCTAGAAGACCATTGTGGAATGTAATCAACAGGAAAAAATTTTGGGTTCGCAGCAAACATATAATATTTATTACAAATTAAAACTTACATATGTTAACATTGAACAAATTACGCATATGTTCAATGTGTATCGTTTTCAGTTCATGGCTCATAATTTTTTGTTCCTGAGAAACAAAAGGGACAACTTCTTACACAATGTTGACCCATAATAACTACGTATAACTCAAAATATcttatgtttgttttgtttcgtaaTTAGTTCGACTTTTTCAACCCATATGATCAGTGCTGAAAACAGCAACGATGAGAAGCATTATTGTaaattattattgaaataacCTGTTCGCAATGTCATCTATtagcattttcttttttctaatttttgatTTATGCAGTTCAATGTCGGCTAGACatcaaaattgaatatttatgcgaattttatttttatcaccgGAATCGCATAGGCTGAAAGTTCATTGCTATCTAAATACGTAATACTTGGCATTACTCAAGTCGAAGGCatatgtacaataaataaatttcttGTGGATAGGGGATCTTTATCGATTTACAATAAACCTATTGATGACTTACTTCAACAGAGAAGTTAAACAGGTGCGTTTAAAAATAGCACTGGCTCCAGGGCAAAAGTCTGGACAAACTTAGCGTTCTATTTGCATTTCAAGACCATTTTCGGTGAGGCTTCGAATTACTTAACTGCTTTGATCGGGGCTGGTATCGATTTCTCACTGAACGTGTCTTGCTTAGAATCACCAGCTTCTACGGATTTGTTTAGCAGATGAGGCGTATTCCAGGGTTGCACTTTGCCGGAAGCTCCCCAACAGTATACGATATTAGTCGCGTGGAAAATGGCAAACGAAATCCAAAACACGATTCGCCATTCTTCCAAGGAGTGCTGAAATGTAAATGAaaaaatgttataacaataaggtgttttatgaaaaaaagacCTACATTTGGAGTCATCACACCAACGACGTATGGAGCTATAATACCCGTAATGGCGCCGATACCATTTGTAACAGCCATTAAGCTTCCGGCATAATTTGGACTCAGATCCAATGGATTGACCTTCATACCTGGATAGAAGGTACCCATGAAACCCATTGCTAGAGTGAAAAGCGCCACCACTAAAGCTTTGTCACAACCAGCATATGAAGCGCCCACAATGAAGATAGCCGGACCAGCAGATGCTGTGGGATAagtttttgatagaaaaataattCGATTTGGAAACCAGGTATGTCTTACCAATCGTTGTAAACAGCTTTCTACCAAAGGTGATGGACATCTTTCCATTCGAGATCAACCAATCGCTCAGTACTCCAGTTGACAGAGATACCAGCCACATCAGAAGGTACGGAAGTGACGAGTACAAACCGTTATCTTTAATAGAGAatcgtagcacatcactcataTATTTGGGTAAATCAGTAACCATTATAAAGAAACCCCAGTCGTGACCAATTTGCGCACATACTAAAGCAACCATTGGGATGCTGGTGAAAATGGCACGCCACGGCGTTGGCGGTAGGGTTTTGTCACGCGATAACGTTCCCATTTCCCGCTTAAGGTACTCCTTCTCCTTATCACTAATGAATGGGTGTGACTCCGGGTCGCTGTAGCAAAATAGCGTCTAAAAGCAGAGAGGTTTACTAAATTGTTTACCAAAAACATATTGCGACACTTACAAATAAGATAAACCATAAAACTCCCATTCCGCCAAAAAAGTAGAACACAGACGACCATCCGTCAATGTTATGTAGCAAATATCCAGAGATCAAGTTACCGAGAATCGTACCCATTTGTCCTCCACCAAACACCAGCGAGCCAAGTTTACTTCTTTCTTTCAGCGGAATCCACGAAGCTAAAAGGGCACTCAAAGCTGGAAATGTCGTTCCTTCGCCCAGACCCATCAGCACTCGAATTACGATGAGCGCCGTTGATCCTCCCAAGTTCACCGCCCATGGGGTGATCAGGGTGAAGAAAGCCGTTGACAGGATGCCCAAACTGAGTGTCCATTTGCCGCCGAATTTTTCCGCCAGAATGCCTCCCGGTAAATGCGTTATCACGTAACCCCAGTAGAAGGAGGACAAAATGATACCCTGCAGCTCTTGGTCCCAGTTGAATTCGCCGCCGTTGTTTTCACCCAGACCGAGATTGTCGTCTGCCGGACAAACGCCTTCCTCCTGTTCCGGAGTGCTGGTTTTATTAACCATCTCGGTGATGGCAATCGAGAGGCTGATCCGCATTGTGTACGCATTGAGGATCGCTAGGAAACCAAAGATTGCCAGCACCACCCGCTGAGGGATGATGAAGACTGAAAGGAAGAAAAAGTACCAAAGTGTTAAACTGAGAAAATCTGGAAAATGTTTCATTAAATTCCAGTTCTACAACAACTACAATTCGCCCGCTACAATGGCCAAGAATATATTATTTCAACCTAAATTTTTATAGATGTGAAACCATAAAAGATGCATTTCTAACTGCAGTTAACAACGGAGAATTGTCAGTAAAATGGTTACACACGAAAACCTTCAGCAATGAGGCAAATTATTGTATAATTTACTTACAATACAGCTACACTCTGTAGTCTGTCAATCATAGCTTGAAAATTGTGACTTTCATAGTAATAAATATCcattaaattcaaattaaatttaaatgaaaTCAAATCAATCAAGTTCAGGCAAATGCAAGTTACAGTCGGAATTTTCTCCCTCTTCTCTAAGTTCAAGCTTGTTATCAATAGAAAGATAGTTACGTACTATTTTATACTAACTTCTTCTTTTGGAGAGAATAAAAGCGTAACCCGACGTTGATTTATTATCTAGATTTGCATGAAAGTAGCTAGATAATTAATTAATGCGTCTCTAGCACCGAAAACACGTCGCGTTGTCTGGTGACTAAAGTCTGCTACGCGCAATCCAACATTCTCCTTAGTCTATGTCTAGCTGCTCGATAATTTGCATCATTTCTCACGTGATTTTGATAACGAGAGTTATCATAATCACAACGCATAAATAATAGCATTAATCTAGCTGCAATTGAATCCGGCCTGAATCGGTGATTGTCACGCATACTGAGCATACTAGAGCATAGTGAATTGATACAATCGTTTGACACCTGACTGGAATATGAGAACAATCGCCCGCCGTTGCGAGAAGCGAATTTAcaatataattttgttttacgGTTATGCGTAGATTTTACCCACTAGCAAAATTGATGCTTTTTTACGAGGCGGACGGGCTTTTCAAGTTC harbors:
- the LOC128740248 gene encoding putative inorganic phosphate cotransporter, coding for MNDNKFIGEREPLLGKGFSQKQPLPGPSWADYRGKKISSCRRWITGVFIIPQRVVLAIFGFLAILNAYTMRISLSIAITEMVNKTSTPEQEEGVCPADDNLGLGENNGGEFNWDQELQGIILSSFYWGYVITHLPGGILAEKFGGKWTLSLGILSTAFFTLITPWAVNLGGSTALIVIRVLMGLGEGTTFPALSALLASWIPLKERSKLGSLVFGGGQMGTILGNLISGYLLHNIDGWSSVFYFFGGMGVLWFILFTLFCYSDPESHPFISDKEKEYLKREMGTLSRDKTLPPTPWRAIFTSIPMVALVCAQIGHDWGFFIMVTDLPKYMSDVLRFSIKDNGLYSSLPYLLMWLVSLSTGVLSDWLISNGKMSITFGRKLFTTIASAGPAIFIVGASYAGCDKALVVALFTLAMGFMGTFYPGMKVNPLDLSPNYAGSLMAVTNGIGAITGIIAPYVVGVMTPNHSLEEWRIVFWISFAIFHATNIVYCWGASGKVQPWNTPHLLNKSVEAGDSKQDTFSEKSIPAPIKAVK